The Mauremys reevesii isolate NIE-2019 linkage group 13, ASM1616193v1, whole genome shotgun sequence genome contains a region encoding:
- the LOC120379917 gene encoding olfactory receptor 10A7-like, whose amino-acid sequence MEGNLSTVTEFIFLGFSDLQHLQLLLFILVLLIYLIILIGNSLIVAVTVTDLTLQSPMYFFLRNLSVLEICYTSVIIPKTLSNLLSERQIISFLGCATQMYFFLLFGNSECCLLAVMSYDRYVAICNPMRYSLIMSRKVTIRLASVVWIAGNVVAFEQTVTIFMLSFHGSNKIEHFFCDVIPVLKLASTDTSLNDVINAMLTVVFIIFPFVLIITSYVCILSTILKMRSAEGRHKAFSTCSSHLITVSLFFGSCFITYMRPSSSGSVDTNRAISLLYTIITPMFNPIIYSLRNKEVKEALRKLVGRSRTS is encoded by the coding sequence ATGGAGGGAAACTTAAGTACAGTGACTGAGTTTATCTTTCTGGGGTTCTCGGACCTCCAGCATCTGCAGCTCCTTCTCTTTATCCTGGTCTTACTCATCTACCTCATCATCCTGATAGGAAATAGCCTCATCGTTGCTGTCACGGTGACTGACCTGACGCTCCAAAgccccatgtatttcttcctcaggAACTTGTCAGTCCTGGAGATCTGTTACACCTCGGTCATCATCCCCAAGACCTTGTCCAACCTCCTGTCAGAGCGTCAGATCATCTCCTTCCTTGGCTGTGCAACCCAGATgtatttcttcctcctctttggCAACTCGGAGTGCTGCCTGCTGGCTGTAATGTCCTACGACCGATATGTCGCCATATGCAACCCCATGCGTTACTCGCTCATCATGAGCAGAAAAGTCACCATTAGATTGGCATCTGTGGTGTGGATTGCAGGCAATGTGGTGGCATTTGAGCAAACGGTCACTATATTCATGTTATCCTTCCATGGGTCAAATAAAATCGAGCACTTTTTTTGCGAtgttattccagtgcttaagctGGCAAGTACAGACACATCCCTGAATGATGTTATCAATGCCATGCTCACTGTAGTGTTCATAATATTCCCCTTTGTCCTGATCATCACCTCCTACGTCTGCATCCTCTCCACCATCCTGAAGATGCGTTCAGCTGAGGGGAGACACAAAGctttctccacctgctcctcgcACCTCATCACAGTCAGCTTGTTCTTTGGCAGCTGCTTTATCACCTACATGAGGCCCAGTTCCAGTGGTTCTGTGGACACCAACCGAGCAATCTCCTTGCTGTACACGATCATTACTCCAATGTTCAACCCAATCATATACAGTCTGAGGAACAAAGAAGTCAAGGAGGCTCTGAGGAAACTTGTGGGCAGAAGTAGGACTTCTTAG